Proteins co-encoded in one Papaver somniferum cultivar HN1 chromosome 5, ASM357369v1, whole genome shotgun sequence genomic window:
- the LOC113284111 gene encoding protein FAR1-RELATED SEQUENCE 5-like, with protein sequence MVADVHHFARSSHKLMDIQRQEHPLVLNEAAEQLISQNGSQDAHDTMQASGDFTMSVDFGVSTDFVFETPKLGMVFQSDNHAYEFYYRYARSLGFSVRKNSSTHRANKTISRRVFCCSKEGFRCPHSRGPPVKSRPQTRTDCKARLIIKLQDDGRYSVVEFIKKHNHELSPPSEVHTVRSQQKLPHSQAGGLIEDIHLGSIGSPSIYSCTASLDDAGAQDLNFMQVDCNNYLFRKSRNEILENGDAQFLLDYFKQKQKDDPYFFYAIRMCSNNQLSSSFWCDAKSRIDYSYFSDVVCFDTTYKLNDCNKPYASFVGVNNHGKFILFGCALILDETTESLAWLFGAFLDAMNGKQPKTAFTDPALSLSEAIRQVWPNTHHQIGLWHIYEEAKKHLADMFENFKSFKIDFESCIYESETEEEFQSRWNSFIGKYSLAQNEWLQGIYHMREKLGHVYGWEYFCAGLSSDQGSAGMNKFLKKYFKRTIPLHEFVVMYEKVLMILREKAKHQDSYSRQTKPDLHTMWPAEARASERYTRKVFLLFQEEYVRTLDLFAEVSDEDGTNFTYKVSSFENVKPCIVRYDTSDNTVKCSCRKFEFMGILCAHALKVLHSRRLLDIPLQYYLKRWTKDARSGAVVNDDNQSVNLASCSPITVQRNELAHMAHTLAVKGSTSEKSSAFARRLLTQALEEMDIFLEIDFNQPKST encoded by the exons ATGGTAGCTGATGTTCACCATTTTGCACGATCAAGTCACAAACT GATGGATATCCAAAGACAAGAACATCCACTTGTACTCAATGAAGCTGCTGAGCAATTGATCTCTCAGAATGGCAGTCAAGATGCCCATGATACTATGCAAGCAAGTGGGGATTTTACGATGTCAGTAGATTTTGGAGTTTCCACTGATTTTGTATTTGAGACTCCAAAACTTGGTATGGTCTTCCAATCAGATAATCACGCATATGAGTTTTATTATCGATATGCTAGATCTTTGGGTTTCAGTGTTCGCAAGAATTCATCAACCCATCGTGCAAATAAGACAATTTCGAGGAGAGTTTTTTGTTGTTCCAAAGAAGGTTTTCGCTGTCCACATTCAAGAGGCCCTCCTGTGAAATCGAGGCCCCAAACACGAACCGACTGTAAGGCGCGTCTTATTATCAAATTACAAGATGATGGAAGATATTCCGTGGTAGAGTTTATTAAAAAACATAACCATGAGCTTTCACCTCCTTCAGAAGTTCATACGGTGAGGTCACAACAGAAATTACCACATTCACAAGCTGGCGGACTGATTGAAGATATTCATTTAGGAAGTATAGGATCCCCGAGTATTTATTCATGTACTGCCAGTTTAGATGATGCAGGAGCTCAAGATCTCAACTTTATGCAAGTGGATTGTAATAATTACCTATTCAGAAAGAGCCGTAATGAAATTCTTGAAAACGGAGACGCACAATTTCTCTTAGACTACTTcaagcaaaagcaaaaagatgATCCTTATTTCTTCTACGCAATACGGATGTGTAGCAATAACCAGTTGTCCAGTTCTTTTTGGTGTGATGCTAAGTCAAGGATAGACTATAGCTACTTCAGTGATGTGGTGTGCTTCGATACTACATATAAACTAAACGATTGCAACAAACCCTATGCATCATTTGTTGGCGTGAACAATCATGGGAAATTTATTCTCTTTGGGTGTGCACTTATATTAGATGAAACAACGGAGTCGTTAGCATGGTTATTTGGAGCTTTTCTGGATGCCATGAATGGCAAACAACCGAAAACAGCCTTTACAGACCCAGCTCTTTCTCTGTCAGAGGCGATTAGACAGGTATGGCCAAACACACATCATCAGATAGGTTTATGGCACATTTATGAAGAAGCAAAGAAGCACCTCGCTGACATGTTTGAAAACTTCAAGtccttcaaaattgattttgagagTTGCATTTATGAGAGTGAGACAGAGGAAGAGTTCCAATCCAGGTGGAATTCATTTATCGGAAAATATAGTCTGGCACAGAACGAATGGTTGCAAGGTATATACCATATGCGAGAGAAATTGGGGCATGTATATGGATGGGAATACTTTTGTGCAGGTCTTTCATCTGATCAAGGAAGTGCTGGTATGAACAAGTTTCTTAAGAAGTATTTCAAGAGAACTATACCATTGCATGAGTTTGTAGTTATGTATGAGAAAGTATTAATGATTCTGCGCGAGAAGGCAAAACATCAAGATTCTTATTCTAGGCAAACAAAACCAGATTTGCACACAATGTGGCCTGCGGAAGCTCGAGCGTCAGAGAGATACACCAGAAAAGTCTTCCTGTTGTTCCAGGAAGAGTACGTTCGTACTCTGGATCTCTTCGCAGAAGTTAGTGATGAGGATGGGACAAATTTCACGTACAAGGTATCATCTTTCGAGAATGTTAAACCATGCATTGTTAGATATGACACTTCAGATAATACCGTGAAATGTAGCTGCAGAAAATTTGAGTTCATGGGTATATTATGTGCTCATGCTCTAAAAGTATTGCATAGCCGGAGGTTGCTTGATATCCCGTTACAGTATTATTTAAAAAGGTGGACAAAAGATGCAAGATCCGGTGCTGTAGTAAATGATGACAATCAGTCGGTTAACCTTGCTTCTTGTTCGCCCATAACTGTGCAACGTAACGAGCTGGCGCACATGGCACATACCTTAGCTGTGAAGGGTTCAACCAGTGAAAAATCTAGTGCTTTTGCCAGAAGACTACTGACGCAAGCGCTAGAAGAGATGgacatatttctagaaattgaTTTCAATCAGCCGAAATCAACATAA